The following coding sequences lie in one Vibrio sp. ED004 genomic window:
- a CDS encoding FAD-binding and (Fe-S)-binding domain-containing protein — protein METTTSHERVIDAKAYQQLEAILAQKIETERIVTQEAKRLAYGTDASFYRLVPKMVLRLKNLDEVIFTIQSCRELGIHFTFRAAGTSLSGQAVSDSVLITLTDDWRGHEIVDNGNQIILQPGVIGADANRYLAPFQRKIGPDPASINTCKIGGIAANNASGMCCGTAQNSYRTVESMKVVLSDGTLLDTADSASVEAFKQSHKTLFEGIVELHRQTSSNQELADRIRHKYRLKNTTGYALNALVDYHDPIEIIKHLMIGSEGTLGFIAEITYNTVIEHPNKASALLVFADIEQASKAVTTLSKTPVAAVELMDGRALRSVADKPGMPAFMPNLDLEAAAILVESHASSQQDLDLQCKSILDALADYTIVESVPFTSDPKTVATLWGIRKGMFPAVGAVREVGTTVIIEDVAFPVENLANGIRELQELFDKYDYNEAIIFGHALEGNLHFVFTQGFDSQEEIDRYGGFMDDVAELVAVKYQGSLKAEHGTGRNMAPYVELEWGKDGYTLMQQIKALFDPERLLNPGVIINDNPNSHITDLKPMPAADDLVDRCIECGFCEPVCPSRTLTLSPRQRIVLYRELQRRREAGEEIEASELEKTFEYQGIDTCAATGLCAEHCPVGINTGDLVKKLRIAKYEKFTPIAKWTADHFSTTTKLTKAGLKTNQVASKVLGANTVGKLTNGLRSMTKGATPVWMPEMPQSNSHSLTASPMTAETSNNAKKVVYLPSCASRTMGQQSDAEDQRPLTEVTMSLLNKAGFEVILPKKLDDQCCGMPYDSKGMTDLAQSKAQQLEEVLWQASRQGEYPILMDTSPCAKRSIEQFTKPLEVLEPTGFVNQYLLEHLTLAPLKETVMLHVTCSSRRMGLEGAMLNLAKACTEEVIVPEHIQCCGWAGDKGFTTPELNEAAVHPLKEQVPSNCTRGFSNSRTCEIGLSHHSGIPYQSILYLVDEVAQ, from the coding sequence ATGGAGACGACCACATCCCATGAGCGAGTAATAGATGCCAAAGCTTATCAGCAGCTTGAGGCTATACTGGCTCAAAAAATAGAAACGGAGCGCATTGTCACTCAAGAGGCAAAACGATTGGCTTACGGCACCGATGCGAGTTTTTATCGCTTGGTGCCGAAAATGGTTCTAAGGCTTAAAAACTTAGACGAAGTAATATTTACCATTCAAAGCTGTCGTGAACTGGGCATTCATTTTACCTTTCGCGCAGCAGGCACAAGCCTTTCAGGACAAGCGGTTTCAGACTCGGTACTCATCACCCTGACCGACGACTGGCGCGGCCATGAGATTGTCGATAACGGCAATCAAATCATCCTTCAACCCGGTGTGATTGGCGCAGATGCCAATAGATACCTCGCCCCTTTCCAACGTAAAATCGGCCCAGATCCAGCTTCCATCAACACCTGTAAAATCGGTGGTATTGCAGCGAACAACGCCAGTGGCATGTGTTGTGGTACTGCGCAAAACTCCTATCGCACCGTCGAAAGCATGAAAGTCGTACTGAGCGATGGCACCCTGCTCGATACCGCAGACAGTGCTAGCGTGGAGGCATTCAAGCAATCACACAAAACGCTGTTTGAAGGCATTGTTGAGCTGCACCGCCAAACCAGCTCGAATCAAGAACTCGCTGACAGAATCCGTCATAAATACCGCCTTAAAAACACCACGGGCTACGCGCTCAATGCATTGGTCGATTACCACGACCCAATTGAAATCATTAAACACCTGATGATTGGCTCCGAAGGCACGCTAGGCTTCATCGCTGAGATCACCTACAACACAGTGATTGAACACCCGAACAAAGCATCAGCTCTGTTGGTGTTTGCCGACATCGAGCAGGCAAGTAAAGCCGTGACTACTCTATCCAAAACCCCGGTTGCCGCCGTTGAGTTAATGGACGGTAGAGCGCTGCGTTCTGTCGCGGATAAACCGGGCATGCCTGCGTTTATGCCAAACTTGGATTTAGAAGCGGCGGCTATTCTGGTTGAATCACACGCCAGCTCCCAGCAGGACTTAGATTTACAATGTAAATCAATTTTGGATGCATTAGCTGATTACACGATTGTTGAATCTGTCCCTTTCACGTCCGATCCAAAAACTGTCGCAACGCTTTGGGGTATTCGTAAAGGCATGTTTCCGGCCGTTGGCGCAGTGCGTGAAGTCGGCACGACGGTCATCATTGAAGATGTTGCTTTCCCAGTCGAGAACCTTGCGAACGGCATTCGAGAGCTGCAAGAGCTGTTTGATAAATACGACTACAACGAAGCGATCATTTTCGGCCACGCCCTAGAAGGCAACCTGCACTTTGTGTTTACCCAAGGCTTCGATAGCCAAGAAGAGATCGACCGTTACGGTGGTTTCATGGATGACGTAGCCGAGCTCGTCGCCGTTAAATATCAAGGTTCTCTGAAAGCGGAACACGGCACGGGCCGTAACATGGCACCTTACGTGGAATTGGAATGGGGCAAAGACGGTTACACCTTGATGCAACAGATCAAAGCACTGTTCGACCCAGAAAGGCTGCTCAACCCTGGTGTTATCATCAACGACAATCCAAATTCCCACATCACCGACTTAAAACCAATGCCTGCTGCCGACGACCTTGTTGACCGCTGTATTGAGTGCGGATTCTGTGAGCCTGTTTGTCCGTCTCGTACACTGACCTTATCACCGCGACAGCGCATTGTGTTGTATCGAGAACTGCAACGCCGCCGAGAAGCAGGGGAAGAGATAGAAGCTAGTGAACTAGAGAAGACCTTCGAATACCAAGGCATTGATACCTGCGCCGCAACAGGCCTGTGTGCCGAGCATTGCCCAGTGGGCATCAACACTGGCGATTTAGTGAAGAAGCTTCGTATCGCCAAATATGAGAAGTTCACGCCAATCGCTAAGTGGACGGCGGATCATTTCTCGACCACCACAAAGCTCACCAAGGCTGGCCTCAAAACCAACCAAGTGGCGAGTAAAGTATTAGGCGCAAACACAGTCGGTAAGCTAACCAATGGCTTGCGCTCGATGACTAAAGGCGCGACACCAGTTTGGATGCCTGAGATGCCGCAATCCAATAGCCACTCACTGACAGCTTCGCCGATGACAGCCGAAACGTCTAATAACGCGAAGAAAGTGGTTTACCTCCCTTCGTGTGCCAGTCGAACCATGGGGCAACAGAGCGATGCGGAAGATCAACGCCCTTTGACTGAAGTGACCATGTCTCTGCTCAACAAAGCGGGATTCGAGGTGATTCTGCCCAAGAAATTAGATGACCAATGTTGCGGTATGCCTTACGACAGCAAAGGCATGACCGACCTAGCCCAATCTAAAGCGCAACAGCTCGAAGAAGTATTGTGGCAAGCGAGTCGTCAGGGTGAATACCCAATCTTGATGGACACCAGTCCATGTGCCAAACGCAGTATTGAGCAATTCACCAAACCATTAGAGGTGCTAGAGCCGACAGGTTTTGTGAATCAATATTTGCTAGAACACCTGACGCTTGCACCACTTAAAGAGACCGTAATGCTACATGTCACTTGTAGCTCTCGCCGAATGGGTTTAGAAGGTGCAATGTTAAACCTTGCCAAAGCGTGTACCGAAGAGGTCATTGTTCCTGAACATATTCAGTGTTGTGGTTGGGCGGGTGATAAAGGTTTTACTACGCCAGAGCTGAATGAGGCGGCAGTGCATCCACTCAAGGAACAAGTACCGAGCAACTGTACTCGTGGTTTCAGTAACAGCAGAACCTGTGAGATCGGTTTATCCCATCACAGTGGCATTCCGTATCAATCAATCTTGTACTTGGTGGACGAAGTGGCGCAATAG
- a CDS encoding GyrI-like domain-containing protein yields the protein MSRQHISRINDVLFHIHQDISQPLSAKALSEIAAYSEQHFHRTFKSVVGESLHQYIRRTRMEYAANQLMFDTTSSVVEIASKCGFSSVSSFSRAFKATFNMSPGEWRKHDLQVAEKPYLKDPEVAAGYLNVAQRVLPEPKIVEVPERMAAYVRHTGYNRSIRNAWLILKAWANSEQRDFSSQFGLHHSNPAWVEMDQCRYVACIAIDEPIKYRSVVNQMVIPGGLHAVFRLNGRYGELLPQISMVLEKWLPTSGFKQRSTPAYVHYHQNHFLNTDEVFELDFYLPVSFY from the coding sequence ATGTCACGTCAACACATATCGCGAATCAATGATGTTCTGTTCCATATTCACCAAGACATTAGCCAGCCTTTGTCGGCAAAAGCGCTCTCTGAGATTGCGGCTTATTCCGAGCAGCATTTTCATCGCACCTTCAAAAGCGTGGTCGGGGAGTCGTTACATCAATACATTCGACGTACCCGAATGGAGTATGCGGCCAATCAATTGATGTTCGATACCACATCCTCGGTGGTGGAAATCGCCAGTAAGTGTGGTTTTAGTTCGGTGTCTTCGTTTAGCCGCGCGTTTAAAGCGACCTTTAATATGTCTCCGGGAGAATGGCGTAAACATGATTTACAGGTAGCAGAGAAGCCTTATTTGAAAGACCCAGAAGTAGCGGCGGGCTATTTAAACGTGGCGCAGCGAGTGCTACCTGAACCTAAGATCGTTGAAGTACCTGAACGTATGGCTGCTTATGTTCGACATACGGGCTATAACCGCTCCATTCGTAATGCGTGGTTGATATTGAAAGCATGGGCAAACTCAGAGCAACGCGACTTTTCTAGCCAATTTGGTTTACACCACTCAAACCCGGCTTGGGTTGAAATGGATCAGTGCCGCTACGTAGCGTGTATCGCGATTGACGAACCGATTAAGTACCGTAGCGTGGTTAATCAGATGGTCATTCCCGGTGGTTTGCACGCCGTATTTCGACTTAATGGGCGCTATGGTGAGCTGCTACCACAGATCAGCATGGTGTTAGAAAAGTGGCTACCCACTTCAGGCTTCAAGCAGCGTTCGACGCCTGCATATGTGCATTATCATCAGAATCATTTCCTGAATACCGACGAAGTCTTCGAGCTCGATTTTTATCTTCCTGTGAGCTTTTACTAG
- a CDS encoding ATP-binding cassette domain-containing protein: MNAPLLSVDHLTIKTSSRTLFQDIHFDVYRGELLAIMGPSGIGKSMLSRAIVGFLPDTVEVEGHISLTGEAVCGLSMLQRTAAQRPAVIFQDALQALNPLVSIEGQLCLALTGTRTKLKSKDRIKITELLIQLGFPNPETILPLYPSQISGGQRQRVCIAIGLLSNADIIIADEPTSALDPVTEQEILKLIRDNVKQRQIGGLLITHDLHSALACDKLLVIDDGGVVAYGAPKHALESSSHAFCCSLRDLIE, from the coding sequence GTGAACGCCCCACTTTTGTCTGTTGACCACCTAACGATCAAAACCTCTTCGAGAACACTTTTCCAAGATATCCACTTCGACGTTTATCGAGGTGAGCTGTTGGCGATTATGGGCCCATCAGGCATTGGTAAGTCGATGCTTTCACGCGCTATTGTGGGGTTTCTGCCAGACACCGTCGAAGTTGAAGGTCATATTTCTCTAACTGGTGAGGCTGTGTGTGGTTTGTCTATGTTGCAAAGAACTGCAGCACAACGACCAGCAGTTATCTTCCAAGATGCACTTCAAGCTTTAAATCCTCTGGTTTCGATAGAAGGTCAACTCTGCCTTGCCTTGACGGGAACTCGCACTAAGCTTAAATCAAAAGACAGAATTAAAATTACCGAGTTGTTGATCCAACTGGGTTTTCCTAATCCAGAAACCATCTTGCCGTTATACCCGAGTCAAATTTCGGGAGGACAACGTCAACGTGTGTGTATTGCGATTGGCCTGCTGAGTAACGCCGATATCATTATCGCCGATGAACCAACCAGCGCGTTAGATCCGGTTACAGAGCAAGAGATACTTAAACTGATTCGAGACAATGTTAAACAGCGTCAAATTGGTGGTTTGCTCATCACGCATGACCTGCACAGCGCCTTAGCCTGTGACAAGTTATTGGTGATCGATGATGGCGGTGTGGTGGCTTATGGTGCTCCGAAACACGCGCTTGAATCGAGCTCTCACGCTTTCTGCTGTTCATTGAGAGACCTAATCGAATGA
- a CDS encoding ATP-binding cassette domain-containing protein: protein MSSTLSLNSEVSPSMPVIDSETQTPIEIKFENVGVHYYSVPSWLGGKAFKALQNIDLNVEDKSLAIVGRSGAGKSTLIELLFGLKAPTLGSISLFGHSLPIRNSKAQATVCRLIQLVPQEPHTSLNPYYTVRQILAEPLSNLDVSGNHESIIEETLLDVGLPATLLSLKPNQLSTGQAQRVAIARALVVRPAVLVADEPTSSLDPVNRQRLLDLLNSLKKKRDMRLILVTHDLGAAQALCEEILVLDHGEMVEHGPTPQVMSEPAHPATQMLIESQPLSKSTC from the coding sequence ATGAGCTCGACCTTATCACTAAATTCAGAAGTCTCACCGTCAATGCCTGTGATTGATTCAGAAACACAAACACCGATTGAGATTAAGTTCGAGAATGTCGGGGTTCATTATTACTCAGTGCCGAGTTGGTTGGGTGGTAAGGCGTTCAAAGCGCTACAGAATATCGACCTAAATGTTGAAGACAAAAGCCTGGCTATTGTTGGACGTTCTGGTGCCGGTAAATCTACGCTGATTGAACTGCTGTTTGGTTTGAAAGCGCCGACTCTCGGTAGTATCAGCTTGTTTGGTCATTCACTGCCTATTCGCAATAGCAAAGCGCAAGCAACTGTGTGTCGCTTGATCCAATTGGTGCCACAAGAACCACACACTAGCCTTAACCCTTACTACACCGTTCGACAGATTCTAGCCGAGCCGCTAAGCAATCTAGATGTTTCTGGCAATCATGAAAGCATCATTGAAGAGACGCTGTTGGACGTTGGCTTACCTGCCACATTACTATCACTGAAGCCTAATCAGCTTTCTACAGGCCAAGCTCAACGAGTGGCCATTGCTCGGGCACTTGTCGTTAGACCCGCAGTATTAGTTGCCGATGAGCCAACCAGTAGTCTAGATCCTGTGAATCGCCAGAGGCTACTCGATTTATTGAATTCCCTGAAAAAGAAGCGCGATATGCGCCTTATTTTGGTGACACACGACCTAGGCGCAGCACAAGCGCTTTGCGAAGAAATTCTGGTTCTTGACCATGGCGAGATGGTGGAGCATGGACCGACACCTCAAGTGATGAGCGAACCCGCTCATCCAGCGACTCAGATGCTGATCGAATCTCAGCCTCTTTCGAAATCTACTTGTTAA
- a CDS encoding ABC transporter substrate-binding protein, translating to MRFNSIKLACALALALPLTGCFDSQPESSEAAVKSEIRVAMMQPPRTGLSPLSDDAFKLSRWSTAETLVNLSPTSEAEPMLATDWKHVDPLTWQFTVRQGVKFHDGSTLTAEAVVNSLQKALEAAPKPRILDGVELEVKAMDNYRVEIKTSFDDPLLPSRLSSPQLAILAASAYQEDGRVSPIGAGTGPFELTEINGTTSAKLKRFDGYWGEKAQVESVIAEYVPNGFARAAALRTGTADIVEAVPVSQIATIDSNLLYEVAMPRTNTLYLNNKSGVFSDIELRKVAAAAVDREQIVNTVYENHADIAQGLLGPALAWAEPIRPEGQAIDKTLKANGESIVIGTFTDRAELPEVAALLKQQLEAAGFKVELDIREYAQIENDALSGKFDAFILSRATVLDSGDPVAYMMSDFGCKGSFNLGQFCSQEVDKALAHADLQPLGAQRQQAIIEAEQKILNEFAAIPLLHERVIQGESERVSNVVRDPSERRLVDQTTQVNSATQVN from the coding sequence ATGCGTTTTAATTCAATCAAATTGGCTTGCGCACTTGCGTTAGCACTGCCTTTGACAGGCTGTTTTGACTCTCAACCAGAGTCGAGCGAAGCTGCGGTCAAATCTGAAATTCGTGTTGCGATGATGCAGCCACCAAGAACGGGCCTATCACCACTTTCTGATGACGCGTTCAAACTATCGCGTTGGAGCACAGCTGAAACGCTAGTTAACCTGAGCCCAACTTCAGAAGCTGAGCCAATGCTGGCAACGGATTGGAAACATGTTGATCCACTGACTTGGCAATTCACGGTTCGCCAAGGTGTTAAATTCCATGATGGTTCGACATTAACAGCAGAAGCCGTTGTGAACTCACTACAGAAAGCTCTAGAAGCGGCACCTAAGCCACGCATCCTAGATGGTGTTGAGCTAGAAGTGAAAGCAATGGACAACTACCGCGTAGAGATCAAAACCAGCTTTGATGACCCTCTTCTACCAAGCCGTCTATCAAGCCCTCAATTAGCGATTCTAGCAGCAAGCGCGTATCAAGAAGATGGTCGTGTTAGCCCTATTGGTGCAGGTACTGGTCCGTTTGAATTGACTGAAATTAACGGTACAACTAGCGCGAAACTGAAACGTTTCGATGGTTACTGGGGTGAAAAAGCACAAGTTGAATCTGTAATTGCAGAATACGTTCCTAACGGTTTTGCTCGTGCTGCAGCTCTAAGAACAGGTACGGCTGATATTGTTGAAGCTGTGCCAGTATCACAAATCGCGACCATTGATTCGAACCTGCTTTACGAAGTAGCTATGCCTCGTACTAACACGCTTTATCTGAACAATAAGTCAGGCGTATTTAGCGATATTGAACTACGTAAAGTCGCGGCTGCTGCGGTAGACCGTGAACAAATCGTGAATACCGTTTACGAAAACCACGCAGATATCGCGCAAGGTCTGTTAGGTCCTGCACTTGCTTGGGCTGAGCCAATTCGACCTGAAGGTCAGGCAATCGACAAGACTCTAAAAGCGAACGGCGAAAGTATCGTTATCGGTACCTTTACTGATCGTGCTGAGCTTCCAGAAGTGGCAGCGCTGCTTAAACAGCAACTTGAAGCGGCTGGTTTCAAGGTTGAGCTGGATATCCGTGAATACGCGCAGATAGAAAACGACGCGCTATCAGGAAAGTTCGATGCGTTCATCCTTTCTCGCGCAACGGTTCTAGATTCGGGGGACCCAGTGGCTTACATGATGAGTGACTTTGGCTGTAAGGGTTCATTCAACCTTGGTCAATTTTGTTCTCAAGAGGTAGATAAAGCACTGGCTCACGCTGACCTACAACCGCTAGGTGCACAGCGTCAGCAAGCGATCATCGAAGCGGAACAAAAAATCCTTAACGAATTCGCTGCGATTCCATTGCTTCACGAACGTGTGATTCAAGGTGAAAGCGAGCGCGTAAGCAATGTGGTTCGTGACCCAAGTGAACGTCGCTTGGTTGATCAAACGACTCAAGTTAACTCGGCAACACAGGTTAACTAA
- a CDS encoding MATE family efflux transporter produces the protein MTITHKDYLKIAFPFIISTVTQPLLGAVDTAVIGQLGIAELIGGVAIGTIIMNTMYWLFGFFRVSTTGQSAMALGKGNRSDLAGSLMRPFVLSGLVGLIFILIQPLIWQGAMWVIEPEANVAEQAHIYFSILIYGAPFVLLNYTIIGWLMGQAKAKEVLYTQVFGNVLNIVLDAVFVLYFDLGVAGVAYASLIAQVTTFAIGVTLVMKTSNISTSEFLQGSKMTKKDLSTIISSNTDLLLRTICILVFFNMMARTGSKLGTDVLAANAILMQVTFIVSYMFDGIANASSVFAGKAVGQKNPSMLDRVLRLNFQWTAGFIAALTFLTLVFKGSIVFLFTDIPALVALYQEMAPWLIVFPLVAGFGLTVYGIFTGTGTTRPVRDSSIATLLVFLAVQAFAVGAWGNHGLWLAFTLFYLGRIAFLYPFIAQVKQKCYPAENVIN, from the coding sequence ATGACCATTACCCATAAAGATTATCTAAAAATCGCTTTCCCTTTTATCATCTCAACGGTGACCCAGCCTCTGCTTGGTGCCGTCGATACTGCTGTGATCGGCCAACTTGGTATTGCTGAACTGATTGGTGGTGTGGCTATCGGCACCATCATTATGAACACCATGTATTGGTTGTTTGGCTTTTTCCGTGTCAGTACCACGGGGCAAAGTGCGATGGCACTAGGTAAGGGAAACCGTTCTGATTTGGCGGGCAGCTTGATGCGTCCGTTTGTGCTGTCTGGTTTGGTGGGTTTGATCTTTATTCTGATACAACCACTCATCTGGCAAGGTGCAATGTGGGTGATCGAGCCTGAAGCGAACGTGGCTGAACAAGCGCATATCTACTTCAGTATTTTGATTTATGGCGCGCCTTTTGTGTTGCTCAACTACACCATTATCGGTTGGTTGATGGGGCAGGCGAAAGCCAAAGAAGTCCTTTACACACAAGTGTTTGGCAACGTGTTGAACATTGTCTTGGATGCGGTATTTGTACTTTATTTCGATTTAGGTGTCGCGGGTGTGGCTTACGCAAGTTTGATTGCACAAGTTACTACCTTTGCGATTGGCGTGACCTTGGTGATGAAGACCAGCAATATCTCGACCTCTGAGTTCCTACAAGGCTCGAAGATGACCAAGAAAGATCTATCGACCATCATCTCTTCAAATACCGATCTATTGCTTCGCACCATTTGTATATTGGTGTTCTTCAACATGATGGCGCGTACCGGTTCTAAACTGGGTACTGATGTTCTGGCCGCCAACGCAATTTTGATGCAGGTGACCTTCATTGTCAGTTATATGTTTGATGGTATTGCCAATGCATCGAGTGTGTTTGCGGGCAAAGCCGTAGGTCAGAAGAATCCTTCAATGTTGGATCGAGTATTAAGACTTAACTTCCAATGGACGGCCGGTTTTATCGCCGCACTGACGTTTTTGACCTTGGTATTTAAAGGCAGCATTGTTTTCTTGTTTACCGATATTCCAGCGCTGGTTGCCTTGTACCAAGAGATGGCACCATGGTTAATCGTGTTTCCGCTAGTGGCAGGCTTTGGCTTAACGGTTTACGGCATCTTTACCGGAACAGGTACCACGCGTCCGGTTAGAGACTCAAGTATCGCGACTTTGTTGGTGTTCTTGGCTGTTCAGGCGTTTGCTGTCGGAGCTTGGGGCAATCATGGTCTGTGGTTGGCATTTACCCTGTTTTATCTTGGGCGTATTGCATTTTTGTATCCGTTCATCGCACAAGTTAAGCAGAAGTGTTACCCGGCAGAAAATGTTATTAACTGA
- a CDS encoding ABC transporter permease subunit has protein sequence MLSAETLRRTLFILTPWLSRIASLIVVVILVGLMPDIAGIDPSQSILRARAGQQHLLTPEALAAVRADLQLDRSASERLIDWVGSAFSGDLGKSWIDGSSVALGIQKTASTSLFLMSSALVMTFVLCGAGLLATLRSWKKGKLGQSYSSLSTVLISLPEYVVASVLILVFSIWLGWLPPYGWQGWQDIWLPSLALALPASGLFSRLLRDSLQRVLNEPWVITWLSANVHSNQIIRFALKRALSSLIPQIAMIVIGLTGGAVAVELIFSIPGIGRMILGAAKAQDLPMLQGGLLVLLLFSIAVSSISLFVQQLILGHSLKSGKLISSHSSFRFTQSRAKRVTAFAIFSFLIAIVVWAAFRDPYTSQFARLASPSWQAPLGADGIGRDLLARIGSGMVATFQAGILATFLSLVTGIIMGFNTRFSQGLIEITKGIPYIIAGLLVTGLTGMNPNSALIAIVLVSWAPLAAHCSSLIVEAKAQPYTHLAPLWGTSKLRIFRFYLLPYVLPPLLRHALLRLPVITLSLTSLSFIGLGAKPPAPEWGLMIAENLPYIERAPLTVMGPIIGLILLGAAINMMFDD, from the coding sequence ATGCTATCTGCTGAGACTCTGCGTCGAACCTTATTTATCTTGACGCCTTGGCTATCAAGAATCGCTTCACTGATTGTGGTGGTGATTCTTGTTGGCTTGATGCCTGACATTGCAGGCATCGACCCAAGCCAATCCATCCTGCGTGCAAGAGCGGGGCAACAACACCTGCTTACGCCTGAAGCTTTAGCGGCAGTACGTGCTGATCTTCAGCTTGACCGTTCGGCAAGTGAGCGCTTGATTGACTGGGTAGGGAGTGCCTTTTCTGGTGACCTAGGTAAATCTTGGATTGACGGTTCTTCGGTTGCATTAGGCATTCAAAAAACAGCGTCTACATCCCTGTTTTTGATGTCGAGCGCATTGGTGATGACTTTCGTACTGTGCGGTGCAGGCTTACTGGCTACCTTACGCAGTTGGAAGAAGGGTAAATTAGGGCAGAGTTACAGCAGTTTAAGCACCGTATTAATATCGTTGCCAGAGTACGTGGTGGCCTCGGTATTAATACTGGTGTTCTCTATCTGGTTAGGTTGGCTACCACCGTATGGTTGGCAAGGCTGGCAAGACATTTGGCTACCGAGTTTAGCGCTCGCACTGCCTGCTAGCGGCCTGTTTAGTCGCCTGCTCAGAGACAGTTTACAACGCGTTCTAAATGAACCTTGGGTGATTACTTGGCTCAGTGCCAACGTTCACTCCAACCAAATTATTCGCTTTGCGCTGAAAAGAGCGCTGAGCAGCCTGATCCCACAAATCGCGATGATCGTGATTGGTTTAACTGGTGGCGCAGTCGCGGTTGAGCTTATCTTTTCGATCCCGGGTATCGGACGCATGATTCTTGGTGCTGCTAAGGCGCAAGATCTGCCGATGCTGCAAGGCGGCTTATTAGTATTGCTGCTGTTTTCGATTGCAGTAAGCAGCATCAGCCTGTTTGTTCAGCAGTTGATTCTGGGTCACAGCCTGAAAAGCGGCAAGCTCATCAGTAGCCACTCTTCGTTTCGTTTTACCCAGAGCCGCGCCAAGCGTGTCACTGCTTTTGCGATCTTCTCATTCCTAATTGCTATCGTGGTATGGGCTGCATTCCGAGACCCATACACCAGCCAATTCGCACGCTTGGCATCACCGAGCTGGCAAGCGCCTTTGGGGGCAGACGGCATTGGGCGAGACCTGTTAGCGAGAATCGGCTCTGGTATGGTCGCGACCTTCCAAGCGGGTATTCTGGCAACGTTCTTGAGCTTGGTGACGGGCATCATCATGGGCTTCAACACGCGTTTTAGCCAAGGCCTTATCGAGATTACTAAGGGTATCCCTTACATCATTGCTGGCCTGTTGGTTACGGGCTTAACAGGAATGAATCCGAACAGCGCATTAATTGCGATTGTATTGGTATCTTGGGCGCCATTGGCGGCGCACTGTTCAAGTTTGATTGTGGAAGCTAAGGCTCAACCTTATACACACCTCGCGCCACTGTGGGGCACTAGTAAGCTGAGAATCTTCCGCTTCTACTTGCTTCCTTATGTGCTGCCACCGTTGCTAAGACACGCGTTGTTGAGGTTGCCAGTAATCACTCTAAGCCTGACTTCGTTGAGCTTCATCGGGTTAGGGGCAAAACCACCAGCACCGGAGTGGGGTTTGATGATTGCAGAGAACTTGCCATACATTGAGCGCGCGCCATTGACGGTAATGGGACCAATTATTGGACTGATTTTGTTGGGCGCAGCCATCAACATGATGTTTGATGATTAA